TAAAAGGGTTGGCACCAACAGAATTAACCGCTTAATTATATAGTTTCTCATGATTTAACATATGGTGTAAAATAACCAGTCACGGTAATGGTTTTAAATTGATCACCCACAAATTAAGAATCTGCAGGGTCAGGGACTGAAAGCCGCTTGCTCGTATTTTCTCAACGGCGGTGGAACAAACCACTCACGTGGGTCTAGACCGAGAGGATAGACCACCACCCCTTTGAATCTTTTGTTTAATGCTACAGTTGATTTTCGACAAAAGAGAAAGGTATAAGGTTGTTCTTCATGTACTATTTCGGAAAACTCTCTGTACAGCTCAATTCGCCTATCTCTATTAAATTCTGTCCTAGCCTCATCAATTAATCTATCGGCCTCTCTGTTGCCAAATCCGACAAAATTAGAACCTTGCTCAATCTGTGACGAATGCCATATTTGATATGGGTCGGTTTCGACGCCCATCGACCAGCCAAGCGTTACCGCATCAAATTTTCTTTCATTGAGAAGTGTTGTAAAAACAGCCCACTCTGTGTTTCTAATATTCATATTTATTCCGACCTTATCGAGCTCTTCCTTCAGTATGGTAGAAATCTTATCACCCGTTTCGGAACCATTTGGGATGAGGAATTCAAATTCAAATTTTACGCCATCTTTATCTCTAATTCCGTCACCGTTGTGATCAACCCAACCAGCCTGATCCAGCAGTGTCTTTGCCTTTTCGGGATCGTAACTATATGGCTCTATTGTTTTGTCATATTCCGGGCTATTGATATAAAAGGGACTAGTAACTATCGTACCAAGATTAAATAGGATCTTCTCAAGTATCAATTCCCTATTTACCAGATGAGACATTGCGATTCGAACACGCCTATCGGAGAAGTAAGACCTTCTAGTATTCCATCCAATGTAACTATAGTTAGGGGTAAAGTAACTTAACTTATTGAACTTTCTTTTGAAATTTTCTGAATCGCTCTGCCTCGACCACTGTATGGGTGTAAGAGCCATTAAGTCCAACTCCTCTCTTTTTAAAACCTGAAAAGCCACGGTCGGATCATTAATTATCCTAAAAACAATCCTGTCAAGATGGGGTTTCTCCCCCCAGTAACTCTCATTCTTTTGCAGTACGATTTCCCTGCCTGTGTTCCAGTTGACAAACTTGTATGGTCCTGTTCCAATGGGATGTCTTCCGGCATCGTGTGTATTAAAATCACCCTTTTCGAATATATGCTTTGGCACAATTGGCATTCCTCCGCAGAACTCGAGTGCGAGGAAGTAAGGTCTTGAATATGTAAATTTAACTGTCAGCTCATCAATGGCCTCTACACTTTTAATATCCTTATAGTAGTTTCTGAGGTGGGGGGCATCAACTTGTGGATCCATTATTTTTGAGTAGGAGAAAAGGACATCTTGCGATGTGAATGGAACGCCATCCTGCCATTTTATTCCCTTTCTAATATAAAATGTGTATGTAAGCCTATCATCGGAAATCTTCCAAGATTCTGCAAGGAGTGGAACTATATCGAGGGTTGAGTTATCCCTTTTTACAAGTGTCTCATAAATATTTCCATTATTAATTGTGGACTCATATAAGTCTGTAGCGGTGATCGGATTCAGTGTTGCGGGTTCTGCACCGATATGATAGATCAGCCAACCACCTTCAAGTGGTTGTTTTTCCACGCTCACTTGGACTTTGTGACCCTTCGATTCAGACTGCTCACTTCCATTCTTACATGAGGTTAGAAATAAGGGTATAAGAAAGGGTAAGATCAGAATGATCAAATTCTTTTTCATCTAGATAGCTTGATTGGTAAGATGGCTAAGATTCATTCACCTCTCGAAGCCTTCTCGTAAAACGGTTTTAACAGGTCAAGTGGCAATGGAAATACTATAGTTGAACTCTTTTCGGATGAAACTTCAACCAAAGTCTGGAGGAATCTAAGCTGTAGCGCCATTGGACTCTTTGATAGAATATCAGAAGCATCTGAAAGTTTGGTTGCTGCCTGATATTCACCTTCCGCATTGATAACCTTGGCTCTTCTTTCTCTCTCAGCTATGGCCTGGCCGGCTATTGCACGCTGCATCTCCTGTGGAAGGTCAACGTATTTTACTTCAACAAGTGTGACTTTTATACCCCATGGATCGGTGTGCTTGTCTAATACCTCTTGGAGTTGTACATTTAATTTTTCCCTTTCCGATAGGAGTTCGTCGAGTTCAACCTGTCCCAATATGCTTCTCAATGTAGTTTGGGCAAGCTGTGACGTCGCATAGAGGTAATTTTCGACCTGAATTACTGCCTTAACTGGATCGATAACACGAAAATACACTACGGCATTAACCTTAACAGAAACATTATCCCTCGTTATTATATCCTGGGGAGGCACATCCATCGTAATAATCCGGAGACTGATCTTCAACATCTTATCTACACCGGGGATAATCCACCTGAAGCCAGGCATTTTCGGCTCTATGATCCTACCAAGTCTAAATACAACTCCTCGTTCATATTCATTCAGAATTCTGATTCCGGAAAGAAAAAACAAGACAATAAATGCAACAAAAATAAAAATAGGTGTCATGAGTACCTCCTCAAGAAAATAGTTACGCTTTCTTTACTCTTAGTTTGAAACCGCTAATCTTTTCCACAACCTTTACCTTTTCCCCCTCTCTTATTGTTTCATCACTTTCTGCATCCCAGTATTCACCATGAATAAATATTTTACCTTTATTTTCGATGGTCGTAACCGCTACACCGACTTCTCCCATAAGGCCTTCAAATCCAAGAGATATTGCAGAACGCTGGGACTTGACCAAATAATATGCAACGAAAGTAAAGAAAAGGCCAATTGCTAAGGCCGCAGCGATTACAACATTAAATCCAACCCTGACATCAGATTCAGGAGTATCAAAGAGCAGTAGAGCTCCAAGGATAAAGCTTAATATGCCTCCGATAGCAAGTAATCCGTAGCTCGTGACATATACCTCGGCAATGAACAGTAAAATCGATAGTGTCAATAGAGCAAGTCCTGCGTAATTGAATGGAAGAATTTGAAGAGAGACAAGGCCTAGCAACAGACATATCGCCCCTGCAACCCCCGGAAAGATTAAACCCGGATTATAAAATTCTATGAAGAGGCCGAGCGAGCCCAGAGAAATGAGTAGAAAAGCTATATCAGGAGTACTCAGTATATCGATTAATCTCTGCTTAGCATTCATATTAACCCTGTCTACAATTGCCCCTTTCGTATTTAATATCCTTTTACCAGTGGGAAGAGTAACCTCTCTCCCATCAATCTCATTAATCAATTCATTTAAATTTGGAGAGATCAGATCGATGACATCTTTCTTGAGTGCCTCAGTTGCGGTGATCGAAGCGCTACTCCTTACTGCATCTATAGCCCATTTGACATTTCTACCACGTTTCTCTGCTATGCTTTCGATAAAGGACGAGGCGAAATTCTCAATTTTTTCACTCATCTTCTTATCGTCTCCGTTTTTTTCCTTCTCCTCATCTTTACTCTTCTGGCCGCCTCCGCCAGGACCTAATAATACTGGGGCAGCTGCACCTATACTTGTGCCGTCTGCCATCGCCGCTATGTTGGCCGACAACGTTATAAAAACACCAGCAGAAGTTGCCGTAGCGCCACTTGGGTAAACGTAGACTATTATAGGTACAGGTGAGTTTAACAGGGCTTTTACTATCGCTTTCGTAGAGGTGAGGAGTCCACCAGGTGTATCAAGGAGAATGATCAACGCTTCAGATGAGTTTTCCTTAGCACTTTCCATGCCAGATCGGATATAATCAACCGTAGCAGGGTTTATTGTGCCGTCAATTTCAATCAATGTTATTCTCTTTGTGTTTATAACATCTGAATCCGAAAACGCAGGGTTGATCCCGGAGATAAGAATATATGAAAAAAAAATCAACAATAGATTCGCTATCATATCACAAGTTCCTAATGATATTTTAGCCTTCTAATATGAAAACTGCAAATAGACTAATTGCGCTTAACCAACCGTGATAAAACCAAAAATCTAAATAAAAATCAAACTTGTTTTTTCATTTGTAGTTATTATAATTTCCCGGATGGCTAAAAGAATAAAAATCACTCGAAAAGAAATAAAAAGCCCTGACGAATTTAGAAAATCTATCTCAAGTATAGTCGAATTTATATCGGATAACTATATTAAATTTGTCATCGGTGTTGGTCTCATCATAATAATCATTGGAGCCATATTCTCAATTAACATTTATCGTGAAAAGCAGAATCTAGAGGCTAATTCCAGGTTTCAGGCAGCTATTGGGCATTACATTGCCGGGAACACCGAGACGGCTTTATCCGAATTCACAAACATTAAGGATAATTATCCCGATTCACAAATATCTGACATCGCCCTATACTATATTGGACTTATCGATTTCGAGAATGGAAAGTATGATGAAGCCATTCTTAGACTAAATGAATTTTCAAGTATCGAAAATACCGATACCATATTGAAAGATGCGGCTAACTATACAATAGGTGTTGCCAACTTCAAAAAAGGTAACTGGAAATCCGCAATTGATTCCTTTTCCAAGCTGAACTCAGGTGAAAGCCCTTACGCAAAACAGGCTCAATTACTTTTGGCCTTAGCATTGGAGAAACAGGGAAAACGAGGTGAGGCTGAGAAAATTTATCAAGAAGTCTTAACAAGTTTTCCGGTTAACAATTTTTCATTTTAGCTTAAACGGAGAATCTCTTTCGTACTGTTGCGAATCAGTAGATCTGTTGTGGTTTGCTTTGGCAGGTTTGACATGAACCATGAGACAGACATTGTCTAACCTTATAAAGCCATCAGAGCTTGTCATATTTTTACTTTGTTGGCCGGCAAGTAATTGGCGTGGAGGATTATGAGATGATAACTTTGGGTTCAATATTAATTGGCTTAGTCGCAGGAATCGCAAGTGGCTTTTTCGGAATCGGCGGTGGACTTCTCATGATTCCGGCAATGGTTTATTTCTTTAATCTTACTCAACACCAGGCACAGGGAACTTCCCTTGCAGTTCTTACCCCTCCCCTAGTACTCTTCGCAGCGATAAAATATTACAATGAAGGAAACGTTAATTTACGCATGGCAGTATTCATTGCTTTGGGTTTTGTTGGCGGAGCTTATCTGGGAGCGACATTTGTTCACCATGTCTCCGACCCAATCCTAAAGAGATTATTCGGGGTATTGCTGCTCATAGTTTCAATAAAGATGATATTGGGAAAGTAATATATAAAATTAAAAATTATTTGTCACAACACGAAGAATACAAATATTTTTTTAATTATTCATTTTTAAACCTTAACCCTTCACTCTGTAAAAGGCCTCAGCATCATTCATCAGTCCTTCCAAATCTTCAGGAAGACGATACCAATTAATCTCCTGGTCACTTTTAAGCCATGTCATTTGGCGTTTTGCAAGTCTCTTAGTATCACGCTTTATGAGTTCGACTGCTGTCTTAAGAGAAATATCTTCGTCAAGATATTGGTTTATCTGCCTGTAACCTATCGATTGTAATGGTTTCAGAGTAGGTATAAATCCCATACTTCGAATCGTTTCTACTTCTTCGACAAACCCATTTTTGATCATCGAATCTACCCTGTCTTCTATCCTCTTTCTTATCGCATCTCTTTCGTCATAAAGACCTATCTTTAGATAACTGTATTCATTATCCCGAAATCCGTGCTTTTTCTGTAAATTCGAAATCTTCTGTCCCGTTATGTAATAAGATTCCAGGGCGCGTTCGATCCTCACATAATCATTCGAGTGAATTCGTAAAGCTGACTCTGGATCGAGCGATTTTAATTTCTCATAAAAGTATCCTGCACCGAAAGAAGATTTTAGAACCCTGAATCTGTCCCTTATTTCTTTGTTGCTAGCGACGCCGGCAATCAGTCCGTGGAGAAGCACTCTCACATATAAATACGTACCGCCCACTACAATAAGCTTAGTTCTATTCTTCGCCAGTTTACCAATTACAGAATTTGCATATTCTCTAAACAATCCAGCGTTAAATTCCTCATTTGGATCTATAATATCAATTAGGTGGTGATCAACTTGGGTTTGCTCTTCCTTACTCGGCTTCGCTGTTCCTATGTCTAAGTAGCGATAGACTTGCAGTGAGTCAGCACTTAAGATCTCTCCGTTTATTCTTTCAGCAATCTCTACCGCAAGACTGCTCTTACCTATTGCCGTGGGACCCAATATTACCAGCAGCCTAGGTTTGTTGCTTCTCACTGAAGTTTGAGGTCAATCTCGTTTCTCGAGTATCCTAAAATTAAAGGCGTAATAGCTTAATTGAAAGTTCCTTTATAGTTTTCTATATTTTCTCCTAATGCTTCCTTTCTACTAAGTCTTATCCTGCCGTCATCATCCTTGCCGATACATTTCACAAGTATTTCATCACCCTCTACAACAATGTCTGTAACCTTTCCAACCCTTGTAGGCGCGAGCTGCGAGATATGAACTAATCCATCCTTGCCATGTGACAACTCGACTATGGCCCCGAAATCAAGAACACGTTTTACTCTACCAAGATATATCTTGCCAACTTCAATTTCTTGTATGATTTCCTTTATCATCCTCTCCGCAATTTCGCATCCCTCTGGATCTGTAGATGAAACGCTAACAGTCCCCGTATCATCGATATCAATGTTGGCACCCGTTATTTCGATTATTTTCTTTATCATTTTACCACCGGGACCAATCACGTCCTTTATCTTTTCCGGATTGATCTGAAATGTTAAAATTCTGGGAGCGTAAACCGATATATGATCTCTTGGTTCGGAGATCACTTCATTCATCTTACTTAACACGAATAATCTTGCTTCATTAGCCTGCTTCAGCGCATCTACTAAAATTTCTCTTGCGACACCTGTCACCTTGATGTCCATCTGAAGTGCGGTCAAACCATCTTTAGTTCCGGCTACTTTAAAATCCATGTCACCTAAATGGTCTTCATCACCCAGTATATCGGAGAGGATCGCAAAATGATCACCTTCCTTAATCAATCCCATTGCGATACCACTAACAGGTGCACTTAGCGGGACACCTGCATCAAGGAGCGATAGCGACGCCCCACAAACGGTAGCCATAGATGATGATCCATTAGATTCAAGTATCTCGGATACCACTCTTATGGTGTATGGGAATTTATCCTTTGGCGGAAGAACAGGCAAGAGAGCCCTTTCGGCTAGGGCTCCATGACCAACTTCTCTTCTCCCAGGTCCAAGCCTTCCACTAATCTCTCCCACGCTAAAAGGAAGAAAGTTATAGTGGAGCATGAACCTTTTAGTTACATCGCCTTCCAGCGAGTCTATCCTCTGCTCATCATAGGCTGTACCTAAAGTAGTACTGACAACCGCTTGAGTTTCACCCCTAGTGAATAGGGCCGATCCATGGGTACGGGGCAAAAAATTTATTTCTGCACTTATATCCCTGATATCTTCATATCCTCTGCCATCTACTCGCTTTTTATCCTTTACTATAAATTCTCTGACAATGTCTTTTAACACTTTCTCGAAGGCATTCGTTATCTCATTTTCCATCCCCGGAAAGTCGGTAGATAAAGCTTCAATAGTTTCGTGGAGTATGGATTTTATTTTCTCCTTCCTTTCAATCTTTGAGGGAGATACTATAGATTCTCTCAGGCGATTTTTGACAAACGAAAGTACACTCTCGCTGATCGATTCATTCACAGCCGAGCTAGGCATTTCCCTCTTTCTCACATCCAATCCAGTTACGAATTCTTCTTGAATTTCGATAAATTCCTTTACACAACCATGGGCAAACATGAGTGCTTCAACCACTTCATCTTCAGGCACCTGATTAGCACCGCCCTCAACCATCACAATTGCTTTGCTTGTACCCGCGACTACAATGTCTATATCGCTTCGTTGAAGTTCAGACCTTGTTGGGTTGCAAATAAACTCACCATCTATTCTTCCAACCCGGACCGCAGCAATCGGCCCGTCGAATGGCACGTCTGAAACTACGAGTGCAGCCGATGCTGCCGTGACAGAGAGTACGTCGGGAGTACCTTCAGGGTCTGCCGAGAGCACTGTAACTATGATCTGAGTTTCATAGCAGAATTCTCTTGGTATAAGTGGTCTTATCGGTCTGTCGATCAGTCTTGAAATCAGGATCTCGGTCTCACTTGGTCTTCCTTCCCTTCGAAAATAACCCCCAGGGATTCTACCAGCAGCATATGATTTTTCCTGATAATTTATTGTCAACGGGAGAAAATCTTCCCCTTCGACCTTATCCTCCTCGGCTACCACCGTAGCCAAGACCGCGATGTCCCCATGGCGAACTAAAACCGATCCACTAGCCTGCTTCGCAAGCCTTCCGGACTCGATTTCGAAATTCTTTCCCAGAACCTGTTTTTTAACGCTTCTAAAACCATTATTCAACTAATGCCTCCTTGAAGTTACTCACTTCCTTAATCCTAGCTTTTCAATGAGAGCCTGGTATTTTTCAGGCTGTTTTTTCTTCAGGTAATTGAGCAATTTTCTACGTTTTGCAACTAGAGCGATAAGCCCCCGTCTCGAACTTAAATCCTTAGATGCGGACTGAAAGTGACTTGAGAGTCCGTTTATTCGACTTGTCAACAAAGCAATCTGTACCTCAGACGACCCCGTGTCTTTGTCGTGTAAACCAAAGTTATTTATCAAACTCAATTTTTCCTCTTTTTCTAACACCATATTCCTCCTCCTTAATACATATTGACGGAAAAAAGTTAACTCTCGACAAATAATCTTACTAATATTATAGAATAGTCAAATTAAATCTATCAATTAAAAACCCTCAAAAGACTGAAGACAATTTGCTTATCCTCAATTTTGTTGAATTCATGGGAACTAAATCTGGCCTGCGATACAGAGACAAGATTAGTATCATCATAAAAAGCTAACCTTTCACCCGCTTCAAACTCAGGGATGTTTGACAAATCAAGATAAGATTTGCGAATCTGTTCGCCGTTTCTAATCCTAGTGGACGTATTCTTTGTGACGCATATTTGCTTAAGGTGGGAAAGAGCTCTGTCTATTGGTATTAGGTTTAACTTTCCACGCATTATTTCTTTTATCGTAATTGTATCTTCAATCTTGAAATTTCCACTCTTCAATCTTCTAAGATCGACCAGATGGCCCCCATATCCTAATTTACCCCCAATGTCTGCAGCCAGGACTCTCACGTAAGTGCCTCGAGAACATTTGACAAAAAATTTCAGTAATGGGGGTCGAAAGTCCAAAATTTTTAATTCTGCGATCTTAACCATACGAGGGGACCTCTGCACCTCGAAGCCATTTCTTGCTAATTCATATAATCTTTTGCCTTTGTGTTTCAGGGCCGAATACATCGGCGGTACTTGAGTTGGTTCATTTTTAACGCTGGCGAAAACAATCTCAATATCATTTAAGCTTATTTCACCTAGCTCCTTCACATTGGTTATTTCCCCCGTCTCATCCATGGTGTCAGTAGCTACACCGAGTTTCAAAGTAGCTTCGTACTCTTTATGAGTTTCGTCTAGAAAGGGAATCACTTTTGTTGTGCTATCCAAACATACTGGAAGAACTCCGGTGGCAAATGGGTCAAGGGTACCCGTATGGCCCGCACGCTTCAGTTTCAGAATTTTCTTAATATCGTGCACAATGCTGTGAGACGTTTTGCCCTTGGGCTTGTCTATGACTAGTATTCCGTTCATATCAATTTTTCGCTTATAGATCTATAAATTCTATGTTTTACATCATTCAATGAACCCTTAAGCATGCATCCAGCTGACCTTTTGTGGCCTCCACCACAAAAGGTCTCTGCTATCATTGCTACGTCGACTTCTCCCTTGGATCGCAGACTAACCTTCCAAATGGATTCCGAATTATTAATCTTCTCTAATTCATTAAACAACACAGCAACTTCTACACCCTTTACACTACGAGGATAATTCACAATTCCTTCAGAATCCTCACTAGTAGTACACGTTCTATTGAACATTTCCTTGTTAAGAACTACCGAAGCAATACGGCCGTTTTCTAGGAATTCAAGTGTCGAGATCGCCAGACCTATCAACTGTAATCTTTCAGGAGTGTCACTCTCGTATAGGGCTTGAGAAATTTCAGATGGATTTGCGCCATATTCAACCAATTCAGCTGCAATCCTGAAAGTTTCCGGGCTTGTGTTTGAGTACCTAAATGAGCCTGTATCTCCTATTATTGTTGTATATAGATTAGTAGCTACCTCTGGGTTGATCTCTAGGTTAAGCTTCCTTATCAGTAAATAGATTATCATTCCTGTCGATGAGAAAACCGGATCGAGAAGGTATAAATCCGCCGTAGCCCTAGTAGTTTGATGATGGTCTACGATAACCGATGTTCCGCAGCTTTTCCCACTTATAAAATTTAAAAATTCTTTCCCAACCCTGGAAACATCGGTGCAGTCCAGGATTATGGTACAATCAAAGTTACCTCTTACATTCGTCAACGATTTAATCACCGATCTGGAACCCGGGAGAAATTCTAAGACTTTGGGTACCCCGTCTTTATTATAACAAACGACATCTTTGTCAAATCGTGTTAAGACTAATCCAAGGGCAAGCATTGAACCTATAGCATCAGCGTCCGGCTTTTCATGGGAAGTGATAAGAATGCGTCTTGAATTTTGAATAACCTCTACTACTCTGACTAGATTATTCACGTTTAGTTTTCCTTAAGAGTTCATCAACCCTGTAACCCTCTTGAAGAATCTCATCAAATTCGAATCTTAGGTCGGGAATCCTTCTAACCCTAAGCCTCCTGGAAAGCTCTCGTTTAATATAACTTGTGGCACTTTGAAGACCTTCCATGATCTTCTCCTTGTCAATCTCATCACCGATAACCGTAAAATAAACCCTAGCAAATCCAAGATCGTCCGTTAATTTTATTCCGGTGAGAACGACAGACTCGATCCGAGGATCCCTTATATTACCCTTGATTAACATCTCGGATATCTCCTTGAGGATCATATCACCTACCCTGAGGCTGCGTTTACTGCCCAACATCGAACTGATCTCCTAGAAAAAAATTATTTCCAATTCACGACTTACCATATGAGCAATCCCTGTCGATTGTATAAATCCAGATACCTGGTCTAAGATCGAATTGACATAGTTTTTCTCGTTACTAACTATTGTGATTCCAATAGTGGCCCTCTGCCACATATCCTGACAATCTACCTCGGAGATTGAAACGTTCGAGAATCGCGATTTGGTTCTATGGATTAGACTTTTAAGTAGTTGTCTCTTTCCTTTGAGGGATCTATTACCGTCTAAGTAGAGTTCAATTCTAAGAACACCTATAACCATTTCTTTAGAGCTATAGCTGTTGTTTAATCTCTTCTAAATCATAAAACTCAAGCGTATCGGCGACTTTGATATCATTGAAATTCTCGATCCCGATTCCGCACTCAAATCCAGTCTGAACTTCTCTTATATCATCTTTAAAACGTTTAAGCGAACTAAGTTTCCCTTCGTATATTAATACTCCGTCTCTTAGCAGCCTTACTCTATTTCCCCTCGAAACCTTTCCATCTGTCACAATACAACCTGCAATTGTGCCAATCTTTGAAATGGTAAAAGTGGCTCTAACTTCAGCATGAGCTAAAACCCTTTCCTTGATTACTGGTTCTAGGAGTCCCTCCATCGCTTTTTTTATTCTATCAACGGCATCGTAAATAATTGTGTGAAGCTCTGTGGAAACCCCTTCCTTTTCAGCTAAACTTAATGCGTTTACATCTGGACGGACATTGAAGCCCAACACTATGGCATTCGACGCAACTGCAAGAGTTACATCTGTTTCATTT
The window above is part of the Thermodesulfobacteriota bacterium genome. Proteins encoded here:
- a CDS encoding polyribonucleotide nucleotidyltransferase — its product is MNNGFRSVKKQVLGKNFEIESGRLAKQASGSVLVRHGDIAVLATVVAEEDKVEGEDFLPLTINYQEKSYAAGRIPGGYFRREGRPSETEILISRLIDRPIRPLIPREFCYETQIIVTVLSADPEGTPDVLSVTAASAALVVSDVPFDGPIAAVRVGRIDGEFICNPTRSELQRSDIDIVVAGTSKAIVMVEGGANQVPEDEVVEALMFAHGCVKEFIEIQEEFVTGLDVRKREMPSSAVNESISESVLSFVKNRLRESIVSPSKIERKEKIKSILHETIEALSTDFPGMENEITNAFEKVLKDIVREFIVKDKKRVDGRGYEDIRDISAEINFLPRTHGSALFTRGETQAVVSTTLGTAYDEQRIDSLEGDVTKRFMLHYNFLPFSVGEISGRLGPGRREVGHGALAERALLPVLPPKDKFPYTIRVVSEILESNGSSSMATVCGASLSLLDAGVPLSAPVSGIAMGLIKEGDHFAILSDILGDEDHLGDMDFKVAGTKDGLTALQMDIKVTGVAREILVDALKQANEARLFVLSKMNEVISEPRDHISVYAPRILTFQINPEKIKDVIGPGGKMIKKIIEITGANIDIDDTGTVSVSSTDPEGCEIAERMIKEIIQEIEVGKIYLGRVKRVLDFGAIVELSHGKDGLVHISQLAPTRVGKVTDIVVEGDEILVKCIGKDDDGRIRLSRKEALGENIENYKGTFN
- the rpsO gene encoding 30S ribosomal protein S15, producing the protein MVLEKEEKLSLINNFGLHDKDTGSSEVQIALLTSRINGLSSHFQSASKDLSSRRGLIALVAKRRKLLNYLKKKQPEKYQALIEKLGLRK
- a CDS encoding nodulation protein NfeD, whose protein sequence is MIANLLLIFFSYILISGINPAFSDSDVINTKRITLIEIDGTINPATVDYIRSGMESAKENSSEALIILLDTPGGLLTSTKAIVKALLNSPVPIIVYVYPSGATATSAGVFITLSANIAAMADGTSIGAAAPVLLGPGGGGQKSKDEEKEKNGDDKKMSEKIENFASSFIESIAEKRGRNVKWAIDAVRSSASITATEALKKDVIDLISPNLNELINEIDGREVTLPTGKRILNTKGAIVDRVNMNAKQRLIDILSTPDIAFLLISLGSLGLFIEFYNPGLIFPGVAGAICLLLGLVSLQILPFNYAGLALLTLSILLFIAEVYVTSYGLLAIGGILSFILGALLLFDTPESDVRVGFNVVIAAALAIGLFFTFVAYYLVKSQRSAISLGFEGLMGEVGVAVTTIENKGKIFIHGEYWDAESDETIREGEKVKVVEKISGFKLRVKKA
- a CDS encoding slipin family protein, with protein sequence MTPIFIFVAFIVLFFLSGIRILNEYERGVVFRLGRIIEPKMPGFRWIIPGVDKMLKISLRIITMDVPPQDIITRDNVSVKVNAVVYFRVIDPVKAVIQVENYLYATSQLAQTTLRSILGQVELDELLSEREKLNVQLQEVLDKHTDPWGIKVTLVEVKYVDLPQEMQRAIAGQAIAERERRAKVINAEGEYQAATKLSDASDILSKSPMALQLRFLQTLVEVSSEKSSTIVFPLPLDLLKPFYEKASRGE
- a CDS encoding peptide-binding protein, which codes for MKKNLIILILPFLIPLFLTSCKNGSEQSESKGHKVQVSVEKQPLEGGWLIYHIGAEPATLNPITATDLYESTINNGNIYETLVKRDNSTLDIVPLLAESWKISDDRLTYTFYIRKGIKWQDGVPFTSQDVLFSYSKIMDPQVDAPHLRNYYKDIKSVEAIDELTVKFTYSRPYFLALEFCGGMPIVPKHIFEKGDFNTHDAGRHPIGTGPYKFVNWNTGREIVLQKNESYWGEKPHLDRIVFRIINDPTVAFQVLKREELDLMALTPIQWSRQSDSENFKRKFNKLSYFTPNYSYIGWNTRRSYFSDRRVRIAMSHLVNRELILEKILFNLGTIVTSPFYINSPEYDKTIEPYSYDPEKAKTLLDQAGWVDHNGDGIRDKDGVKFEFEFLIPNGSETGDKISTILKEELDKVGINMNIRNTEWAVFTTLLNERKFDAVTLGWSMGVETDPYQIWHSSQIEQGSNFVGFGNREADRLIDEARTEFNRDRRIELYREFSEIVHEEQPYTFLFCRKSTVALNKRFKGVVVYPLGLDPREWFVPPPLRKYEQAAFSP
- the truB gene encoding tRNA pseudouridine(55) synthase TruB, producing MNGILVIDKPKGKTSHSIVHDIKKILKLKRAGHTGTLDPFATGVLPVCLDSTTKVIPFLDETHKEYEATLKLGVATDTMDETGEITNVKELGEISLNDIEIVFASVKNEPTQVPPMYSALKHKGKRLYELARNGFEVQRSPRMVKIAELKILDFRPPLLKFFVKCSRGTYVRVLAADIGGKLGYGGHLVDLRRLKSGNFKIEDTITIKEIMRGKLNLIPIDRALSHLKQICVTKNTSTRIRNGEQIRKSYLDLSNIPEFEAGERLAFYDDTNLVSVSQARFSSHEFNKIEDKQIVFSLLRVFN
- a CDS encoding tetratricopeptide repeat protein; translated protein: MAKRIKITRKEIKSPDEFRKSISSIVEFISDNYIKFVIGVGLIIIIIGAIFSINIYREKQNLEANSRFQAAIGHYIAGNTETALSEFTNIKDNYPDSQISDIALYYIGLIDFENGKYDEAILRLNEFSSIENTDTILKDAANYTIGVANFKKGNWKSAIDSFSKLNSGESPYAKQAQLLLALALEKQGKRGEAEKIYQEVLTSFPVNNFSF
- a CDS encoding bifunctional oligoribonuclease/PAP phosphatase NrnA, yielding MNNLVRVVEVIQNSRRILITSHEKPDADAIGSMLALGLVLTRFDKDVVCYNKDGVPKVLEFLPGSRSVIKSLTNVRGNFDCTIILDCTDVSRVGKEFLNFISGKSCGTSVIVDHHQTTRATADLYLLDPVFSSTGMIIYLLIRKLNLEINPEVATNLYTTIIGDTGSFRYSNTSPETFRIAAELVEYGANPSEISQALYESDTPERLQLIGLAISTLEFLENGRIASVVLNKEMFNRTCTTSEDSEGIVNYPRSVKGVEVAVLFNELEKINNSESIWKVSLRSKGEVDVAMIAETFCGGGHKRSAGCMLKGSLNDVKHRIYRSISEKLI
- a CDS encoding sulfite exporter TauE/SafE family protein, which gives rise to MITLGSILIGLVAGIASGFFGIGGGLLMIPAMVYFFNLTQHQAQGTSLAVLTPPLVLFAAIKYYNEGNVNLRMAVFIALGFVGGAYLGATFVHHVSDPILKRLFGVLLLIVSIKMILGK
- the miaA gene encoding tRNA (adenosine(37)-N6)-dimethylallyltransferase MiaA; translated protein: MRSNKPRLLVILGPTAIGKSSLAVEIAERINGEILSADSLQVYRYLDIGTAKPSKEEQTQVDHHLIDIIDPNEEFNAGLFREYANSVIGKLAKNRTKLIVVGGTYLYVRVLLHGLIAGVASNKEIRDRFRVLKSSFGAGYFYEKLKSLDPESALRIHSNDYVRIERALESYYITGQKISNLQKKHGFRDNEYSYLKIGLYDERDAIRKRIEDRVDSMIKNGFVEEVETIRSMGFIPTLKPLQSIGYRQINQYLDEDISLKTAVELIKRDTKRLAKRQMTWLKSDQEINWYRLPEDLEGLMNDAEAFYRVKG